CTGCTCCACCGCGCTGTCGTGCAGCGTGATGCCTCGCGCCGGCTTCGCGGCCGGGGCGGCGGCAGGCGTCGTCTGCGTCTGGCTCGTCTGTTGGGTCGCCTGCTCGTTCATCACGTGCCTCCTTGCTTCGGGGCCCTGCCCTACGCCTTCTGCTGCCGCGCCTCGCGCTTCTTCTTGAAGTCCTCGATGGCCGCCTTGATGGCGTCCTCGGCCAGCACCGAGCAGTGGATCTTCACCGGCGGCAGCGCCAGCTCGCGCGCCACGTCCTTGTTGGAGATGGTCATCGCCTGGTCCACCGTCTTGCCCTTCACCCACTCGGTCACCAGCGAGCTGGACGCGATGGCCGAGCCACACCCGAACGTCTTGAACTTGGCGTCCTCGATGATGCCGTCGTCGCTGATCTTCAGCTGCAGGCGCATCACGTCGCCGCACGCGGGGGCCCCGACCAGACCGGTGCCCACGTTGGGGTCCGCCTTGTCGAGCGTGCCGACGTTCCGGGGGTTCTCGTAGTGCTCAATGACCTTGTCGCTGTAAGCCATGGGGGTTCCCTTCTGAAGCCTTGTCACCGGGTCCGTTGCCCGGCAACCGTGCCGGGGTCGGGAGCCCGCCTGCCCTCCAGCCAGGGGAGGGCGCGGGACGGAGCTAGTGTGCCGTCCACTCGATGCTCTTGAGGTCGATGCCTTCCTTCGCCATCTCGTATAGCGGGCTCATCTCGCGCAGGCGGTTCACCTTGTCCACCATGAGCTTGATGACGTAGTCGACCTCTTCCTCGGTATTGAAGCGGCCGAGGCCGAAACGGATGGAGCTGTGCGCCAGCTCCTCGTCCACGCCGCAGGCCCGCAGCACGTACGAGGGCTCAAGCGAGGCCGACGTGCACGCGGAGCCTGAGGACACCGCCACGTCCTTGATGGCCATCATCAGCGCCTCGCCCTCGACGTAGGCGAAGGAGATGTTGAGGCTGCCCGGCAGGCGGTGCTCCAGCGAGCCGTTCACCGTCACCATGTCGAGCTGGTCCATGATGCCCTTGCGCAGCCGCTCGCGCAGGCGGAAGAGGCGCGCGGACTCGTCGGCCATCTCCTGGCGGGCGATCTCCGCCGCCTTGCCGAAGCCCACGATGGCGCTCACGTTCAGCGTGCCCGAGCGCATGCCGCGCTCATGGCCACCGCCGTCGATGATGGGGGCGATGCGCACGCGCGGCTTGCGGCGCACGTACAGCGCGCCCACTCCCTTGGGGCCGTACATCTTGTGCGCGGAGATGGACGCCAGGTCGACGTTCATCTCCTCCACGTGGAACGGCACCTTGCCGATGCCCTGCACCGCGTCGCAGTGGAA
This is a stretch of genomic DNA from Archangium violaceum. It encodes these proteins:
- a CDS encoding IscS subfamily cysteine desulfurase — encoded protein: MKLPIYMDNHATTPLDPRVLEAMLPYLQEDFGNAASRNHAFGWKAEAAVEQARKQVAALIGASDKEIVFTSGATESDNLAIKGVVEFYKDKGDHIITLKTEHKAVLDTCKRLERVRQERLDELRQMRLSQLTGTPVSRDNLAELSIKHDLDNDPVYRQWAELPTGGARVTYLDVEKDGRIDLKKLEAAMTDKTILVSIMFANNEIGTVQPVAEIGKLCRQKGILFHCDAVQGIGKVPFHVEEMNVDLASISAHKMYGPKGVGALYVRRKPRVRIAPIIDGGGHERGMRSGTLNVSAIVGFGKAAEIARQEMADESARLFRLRERLRKGIMDQLDMVTVNGSLEHRLPGSLNISFAYVEGEALMMAIKDVAVSSGSACTSASLEPSYVLRACGVDEELAHSSIRFGLGRFNTEEEVDYVIKLMVDKVNRLREMSPLYEMAKEGIDLKSIEWTAH
- the iscU gene encoding Fe-S cluster assembly scaffold IscU, yielding MAYSDKVIEHYENPRNVGTLDKADPNVGTGLVGAPACGDVMRLQLKISDDGIIEDAKFKTFGCGSAIASSSLVTEWVKGKTVDQAMTISNKDVARELALPPVKIHCSVLAEDAIKAAIEDFKKKREARQQKA